The following nucleotide sequence is from Penicillium digitatum chromosome 5, complete sequence.
ATGGACCTTTTCTTCAAGAGAAAGGAACCGTGCCTCAGCGGGATTGTTAGGGTAGTAGAACCAGGTCAATATGGACAGCAAGATTGTCAGTCCTCCATTGACGATCATGAAGAACTTCCATGGGCGGACATTGCTGTGACTGAATAGTAATCCGTAGGAAATGAAACCCGCCGGAATTGGAGCCCCAAGACAGGTAATAAAAAAGATAGGCTGTAGAAAAGACTGTTCCTCACGATTGAAAAACATGCCGAGAGTGATCTCTATTGCAGGGACAACAACTGCCTCAACTGTGCCAAGAGCGAGACGAAGAACTACTAGTCCCCCATATTTGGTGGCAACGCAATGGAGAAATACGATGACCCCCCAAAGGAATAGCGTGCCGCTCAAAAACCGCCCAAGTGGAAGCCGTTGCATAAGGTAATTACCGGGCCACTGGCCCACGAGGTAGCCTAGTTGAATCTTCAGAAGTGAAATAATGAAGAGTACAGGGTATGCATACCGACATAGAATAGAGTGTTGAGCGTGTTGTACTGCGACTTTGAGATGCCCGTCTCTTCAAACAGTCCAAGAATTGCAGCATAGCCAAGGGTTGATTTATCGATCTGAAGAGGTCAGAGAGAGAGGTTTGGAGGTAAACTGAGAGGCAGCACCCACATAGAGAAAGACGTTGATGAATGATACCAAAATCACGATGTGCAGGTACAACTTTCGTTTGAGTTTTGTCTCGTTTTCCGGCGTCAAGGGTTTAAACTCGTTGCCATGGTCTTCGATGATTCGTAAAGTCACATCGGCATAGTTTTCTTTGACTGTTTTCGTGTCAGGATGACTGGTGACGGGAGGCTGTTTTTCGTCACTCATGCTGTTTAAGGGTATGTCGATGAATCTTTCTCTACTTTCCAAAAATCTTGGGCATCACAAAGCTATTGAAACCCCCTAAGATCTTCAACATTTAAACGATCCATTATTGGGATTGTGATACTGATCTTGGACCCCATGTAGAAATAACGTCACTATTTGGAGAATCACATCTTTCGTCTTTGGCTCAACCCCATTGGCTGCAGAGCCACAATAAATATCTTGTAGCGCCGGGAAGTCAATGCGGATCAAGCTTTTGGAATTTGCGAAACTTATCAGTCGGCCATTAGGTACATTTTTATGTCGGTGATAGCTCGGCTGAATCGGGGAAGATTAGATATCTCGCTATTGGTATGAACAACACGATCATGACCCCCTATATATTCTCCAAAGGTACTCCGGGTAGATGGGGAGAATTTCAGAATCAAAGTCACTTTTAACACAAATGTAAAAGCAAAGTTGAACTTGACGGGGGTAGACAAGGCAGCTCCGAAATTTTCCCAGGCTGGGAATGGCGTGCTGTTGTGCATCGGAGACATTCACCGGAAGCCAGTCAGAATTCGACTATGGATCTTCGGGGTTTGTTCGAACTGATAAGAAATTTTACAATTTGCACACCCCTAAAACCTACAAGTTtcagaaacaaaaaagaatgTATGTAACCTGAAATAAATGAAgtatatacggagtactccgtagtgggAATGGAAGAAATTAGAGTCTATCAGATAAGAAGTGCAGacttatgttgtacacgTTCGTGTATGATTCGGCGACAGTTTCTCTGGAGGCTTAGCTAACATTTTGGAATCATATGATGCCCCCTACCGGGGCACAATAGGGACAATTGAGTTGGTGCCCGAATGCCCGAATGCCTCATCATGAAGGGGTTAATTTATGCCTGAGGCAAGACTCACCTTGCACTCGCTGACGTCACGATGCACAATCTCACCACTAGACTACGGACCAGATCCAGATCGAGATCATTTATATGACCTCAGAAGTGAGTCCATCATGGAGCAATATGCCAATAAACATGCGTTCGACGTGAGCTCTGCGGGGACAAACCCACATTTAGGATGATGCGAGGGTGGCACTGACGATAGCATTCTATGCTAAAGCGAATCATCATTCCAGGACGCGATAACAAATTGCGGAGTATAATGTAATCGATTTTGGGATAGATTCTATGAATCTTTATAAACAGCGTGGTTCAACAGGACTTTTGCTTCCACACACCATCTTCTACATTTGTAACAATCACAACTCTACTCGCAATGGACAAACTCTCCGGTCTCGCTAATAAGCTCGGAGGCAACAAGGGCCAAGAATACCTTGACAAGGGTGAGATTCACTATCCTTAATCTCGCGGATTGGATTTCCAAGTTTAACATCTTTAGGAATTCACGCCGCGGAGAATAAGCTCGGCGGTGGCAAGGGTGACCAGGCGAAGAAGCTCACCGATACCGGCCGTGAGCAGTTGGATAAGGATGGGTATGATATTCCCATAGGAACTTGGCGGAGGGAAGCGAGCGCTAATTCTGTACAGAAAGAGCGTCCCAGACAAGTACTCACACTAAATAGCTGATAATTGGGTCTACCTATGGAACATCATGTCGAGAGACCTTCCCGATACTTCTTCGTGGATTAAAATTTCTTCACATATGAGTATGAGTGAATGATGAATATCCCATTGATTCAAAGTAAAGAAATCGACGTGAACTTCAATGTCGCTGCAAGTTGGATAAAAACCCTCCTATTCCCGACCCCAGGCCCCGACGGGTGTAAATGGTGTTCGCCCGACACAGTTGAAGCTGATTGTCGATACGTTGGGTCACTTTTGGGTCGTTCCTCCGCATATTCGCCACAAGGCGCTCATAGTACTGCTGGGCGGGCTCGTACTCTTTAGCGTTGAAGTGTAAATTGGCCAGCCACTCCAACGTGGCTTGGGTTTCGGGATTGTCTTTGCCTTTGCGATGTTCTACCCAATTCAAATATCGCAGTAACCAGGGGAAGGCTTCCCGGGCACGACCATTGGTGATTGAACCCTGTGCATAGCCATTTTGCAGAGCGTACATGACGCCAATATTACTCACGATGTCCATAGTCAGTGGGTGATCGGGTCCTAGGGCTTCTTCTGCACTGGCCAAAGCACGGCGAAGAGTCTCCGAGGCCTCTATACTCTGCTGTGTAAAGCTTTGTGCTCGACCGTGGAGACAGAGCGCGCGAATGGTAGATGGGTGTCCATGACCCAAGGCAGTCCGAAGCTCTTGGTAGGTCTGCAACAACATCTCCACGGCTCGTTGTACATCTGGCTGAAAACGCATAACAATGAGGGTATTTGCGTCTCCAGATTGGTTGCTAACAATGTATTCCAAAGTATCCAAAACAGAGCCGAATACACGAATGTGGGTTTCTCCAAGCAGACGTTTCAGAGTATCTGTCAGCTTTTCTGCAGTCATGACCGCATTTTGCCGGCGACCTAGCGCGTTGTACATCACTCCTAGTCGGCGTCGAGTGTCACAGGTATCCAAGTGGTCCTCGCCGATAGTCATTTGCTGGCGTGCTAGCACGTTAGCGCAAATCGACTCGGCCTCTTGGTACTTGCCCCGATGACACAAGACCTCCGCGGTCAAACTTTCCGTCTTCATTGCTAGAGGATGCTTTGTCCCAAAGACGCGTTGGGTGGTGTCGGACACCCAATGGCACCATTCACTTGCTTTCTCCAAGTAGCTGGTCTCTAATTCCACTTCAGCTAGGTTGTATGCGACTGATAGTGTGCTGAAATGATCCGGACCAAGGGTGCGCATATGCTCCTGGAAAATCCCATACTCAACTGATCGGGCTTCATCCCACCGAGCCTGATTCTTGAGTTCTGCGGAGCGGACAGATCGTGGGTCATTATCCAGAGCATTGAAAATCAGTCCTGTCACCCTTTGCACCGCAGGGGCTGGGATTTGGCATGGCGTGCTACTAATCAAACGAACGTGTGGTAGCACCGGCGGTAGAGATGACACGGTACTTGGAGGCATCAATTGTGGAATGAAACCTTGCTCCGACAAAAGCGCCTGATCTACCAGTTGCTTGATGTTTCCTTTTATCAAACGGTACATAGGACCCCGAACGCCCACCTTGCACATCTGCGAGTGATCTGCGTCAAGCTTGAGTTGAGTCTCGCGTAAACCAGACAATCCAAGAACGGCAGACTCTTCATCAACCACAAGCTTTTCCATCTCAGTATTTCTTCGAAAGGAAGATTTAGGGCTTTGTGCTTACATGGCTGATTGATGCAGGTCCAACTCCCCCTATTTGCACCTCCTTCCCTTCGACAAAGCTAACAACACGATAATCTTCTAGTTGATGTCGGAATCGATCGGTCATTTGCCGAGTAAAAAGTGAGTTGTGCTCCAAGCAGTCTAGAAGGTCATTGCTAGCATGGCCTTTGGAGACAAAGCGGGCAACCCGGGATGCAATTTTCCCCAGTTCCACAGCCTTCGCTCCACGATGAGGTGTCCCGAAGAAGACGAGACCAGAAGTTGCGGAACGAATAGAAGTGTATTTCGGATCTTCTTTGGCATTGAGAAGTGCCTATACCATATGACTGTTAGAAACCGTGAAAAAAGGTGGGATTTGTGAGGTAAATGAAGCATATCTGACCTGCTTGATCACTAAACCTCCCAAGCTATGTCCGATAAATATCACCTTGGGTGGAATAGAGCCCTGTAAAAGTTAAGGGGGGCATTCACGAGATTTCCAGGTTTGATCTACCATCTGGGGGCCGCGTTCCATATCCAACAAGTTCAACAGGGTATTGGCGTGGTCCTTGATGCTTGCCGTGGACATCGTCTGTGGATGAGTGATGTTTGAATTGTATCCATAGACAAAGATGCGCGCATATGGAATGTCATCGGCTAGGAAGTCCCTCGGCCAAAACTTGCCATTGCTATGTGTCCATGTCTGGAAAGGATGATCATTTCGACCGCTTGGATTCAGGCCATGAACAAAGACAACACTAAAGAAAAACTTAGAAAGGAATAAGAATACAGCAGAGCTTGGTATTCATACTCGACCTTGTGGGATTCAAGGGGAGAGAATACCTCCTGCAAGAAGGGAAACTCATATACCGCATCCTAGACTTCGTTTAGCTTGCCATACCCCATAGATGTAACCCAGGCCTTACCATTCTACTCAAACAATATCGTGAAAGACATAGGGGGATAGCAAAGAGTCAATAAACTGTTAGTTTTATAAAAGAATGTAACAtaagagagagagggagtGAGATGAAAGCGAACTCAAATCTGACGGGCTGAACGTGGGGCTAGATGGTTAACTAGATATTCATACACAGTAAACCCAGGACCAATCACATAAAAATATAGAGTTCGGCAAAAATTGCCCAAAGTGCACAGTGCTTCGTGGCTTTCCCTCCATTCGCCGTGATAGAAGACGCTGTCAGCGGGGTTATCCGGCATGATGCATCACACCTGGGCACATGAATGGTATTGGTGGAGTGCTTCGAGGCTTGGGAGAGATCAATTCTTTCATTCTTACGCCCGATGCTGATCCATATCTTGCGCAGCCCCATATTCCTTCGCTAGGTTTTGTACACAATACGTACCGGGCATAAAACAGGATTCCGCACCACGCCCCGTGTGCAGTTCGCAATGTTACCAATTACCACAACAGCAAAAGAAGGCCACTTAAGGTTCGCAGACGTAAATTTAGTAATCCTAGAGCAGAAAATGGGAAAACAGGAGACATGGTGCCGAGAACGTTGAAGAACGAGCTGGCTAAAGTCGAAGCTTCACGTGCGGAGGGAGATGAGAGCACCCAATACGTATGCCATCTGGCCCACGATGGGGTTGAGTAATATGGAATCCTGCAAAAGTACCTTGCTACTTTTCAAATGCAAAGGATGCTGACAGCGCAATACCATGGCTTAAAGAAATTCAGCGATATAACTTGCCGGAACCCACCAAATCCAAGAGGCCCCAGGGGTAAAAAAGTAGCTCACAATCTGCGGTGGAAGCTTATGCACCGCTAGTTGCAGATAAAAGATACCTTAAAGGCCAATGGGGTGCCCACGCCCCGGAGAATGAACGAGACGAGGAGTGTTCCTCGCGCATGTTGTTCGTCCGGTAGGACAAAGGCAACCGCTGCGCCAGTACCCGCTGCCACAGTTATTGCTGGGATTGACAATGATTGGGGTGCTGTGATCCGATATAGCGAGTTAACGTAGCGCTGAGATACTCGATCTGAGGTCAGCATATTAAACGTTGGTTTTGTGCAGGACGTTAGACCTACAAAATGAAGGACCGGGACAAGTTACAGAAGCCTCAGCGACGAAGCCTATGGTCCACAAGGCCCACAAATCTTTTCTGGCCCGTTTGCCCCAGATTGACACGCAAATAAACACCCCATCTCAACAAGTGTAGCAAATTCCATAGGGATTGTCACCAAGAAGAGTGAATTGATTAGGTCTAGAATCCTCACATTCCATATTCTAGGATGTATGGCGTATCATATCGTATCGGAGAAAAGAAGCGACAAAGGCTAGAGCAAGTGGCAACATATCGAGTAGGAAGAAGACAGTTCCCAAGTAATGAAGCACTTGAACATCGAAAGTGTTCGATATCATCAACAACGAAACAACACCACTTCCCACTGTCACTGCCAGCCACCTATTTATCTCAGGATGACGTCGGAGACTTTGGAGAAGGAAGACCATACGACGGAAATTTCGCACAACGCGCCTTCATCTTCCTTTGTAAATCACCGGAAATtttgcgcttattctggatGACTTGGCCATAGGAAATGAATTTTATGAAATGTGGAGAATAGTCCTGAGAAAGACGGACTAATTTTGTAGATCAACGCGGGCACTAGTCGGCCGAGTGTGGAGACTGCCGAGATGGGCACAACTGATATGAACTCTACTCTACTCAAATTTAGAGCGAGAAATCAATGCTCGCCTAATGTAAAAATTTTCACGATCTTACATTAACTAGTCTGAAAATTGTATGGTTAGTAGTACTTTGGTTTTTTCCCCGTAACTTCAGAGAAGGAGACCTGATAAAGATACCTTGTGTCAAAACATGCAGCCTAGGCGATTAACAATATACTTGGGATTTGCTATGCTGGATTGCTTGCATTAAATTTACCTAACGGAAAAATATCATCAGGTCAACGGAGACAGgcccaaaaaaagaaccaTTCTTTCATCGTGATACAAGCCGACAGAACCGGAGAAAGAAGCAGCCATCTAGCCTTGACAAACGATACCTGGACTGAAAAAGGCACCAAAAACTAGACGCCAACTCACTTTAGTACCTAAACCACTGGCCATCCGCTTGAGAAATCGATCTGATTCCACCCAAAGAGTTTCTGGCCATCAGCATAGCCCACAGTGGTGTCGACATAGTGGTAGTAAAGCACTGGGCCGAGGGTAG
It contains:
- a CDS encoding Tetratricopeptide-like helical, with translation MDAVYEFPFLQEVFSPLESHKVDVVFVHGLNPSGRNDHPFQTWTHSNGKFWPRDFLADDIPYARIFVYGYNSNITHPQTMSTASIKDHANTLLNLLDMERGPQMGSIPPKVIFIGHSLGGLVIKQALLNAKEDPKYTSIRSATSGLVFFGTPHRGAKAVELGKIASRVARFVSKGHASNDLLDCLEHNSLFTRQMTDRFRHQLEDYRVVSFVEGKEVQIGGVGPASISHLVVDEESAVLGLSGLRETQLKLDADHSQMCKVGVRGPMYRLIKGNIKQLVDQALLSEQGFIPQLMPPSTVSSLPPVLPHVRLISSTPCQIPAPAVQRVTGLIFNALDNDPRSVRSAELKNQARWDEARSVEYGIFQEHMRTLGPDHFSTLSVAYNLAEVELETSYLEKASEWCHWVSDTTQRVFGTKHPLAMKTESLTAEVLCHRGKYQEAESICANVLARQQMTIGEDHLDTCDTRRRLGVMYNALGRRQNAVMTAEKLTDTLKRLLGETHIRVFGSVLDTLEYIVSNQSGDANTLIVMRFQPDVQRAVEMLLQTYQELRTALGHGHPSTIRALCLHGRAQSFTQQSIEASETLRRALASAEEALGPDHPLTMDIVSNIGVMYALQNGYAQGSITNGRAREAFPWLLRYLNWVEHRKGKDNPETQATLEWLANLHFNAKEYEPAQQYYERLVANMRRNDPKVTQRIDNQLQLCRANTIYTRRGLGSGIGGFLSNLQRH